The Chryseobacterium wanjuense genome includes a window with the following:
- a CDS encoding transposase, with product MERSQPNYRLIYHDIISIKCPGKKEECSPILNKKEISILDVIKLNMIIFGINDKETQIFNQKHRSYDESTILEILDYQAKNNLNNTQLANHFKLSRNTVAKWKKHFKNKHLHPVKAN from the coding sequence ATGGAACGTAGCCAACCCAATTACAGACTTATCTATCACGATATCATCAGTATCAAATGTCCCGGTAAGAAGGAGGAGTGCAGCCCTATCCTGAATAAAAAAGAGATCTCGATACTGGACGTTATCAAACTTAATATGATCATTTTCGGAATCAACGATAAAGAGACCCAGATCTTCAACCAGAAACACCGATCGTACGACGAAAGTACAATTTTGGAAATACTTGATTATCAAGCAAAAAACAATTTAAACAACACCCAGCTTGCCAATCATTTCAAGCTCAGTAGAAATACCGTGGCAAAATGGAAAAAACACTTTAAGAATAAGCATTTGCATCCTGTTAAGGCTAATTAA
- a CDS encoding transposase, which produces MKSFKNIHAGALVKLRFLESEMEISRVSNFFNCSEEEIEKMFESKSLDTEILLKWSKLLEYDFFRIYSQHLILFSPPSNAYSSNKEKKSNMPQFRKNIYTKEVIDFVTELITSGEKNINQVVEKYGIPKTTLHRWIVKYRNHGKRIHKEYQPTNV; this is translated from the coding sequence ATGAAATCTTTTAAAAACATACATGCAGGAGCTTTAGTAAAGCTGAGATTTTTAGAATCTGAAATGGAGATTTCCAGAGTAAGTAATTTTTTTAATTGTTCAGAAGAAGAAATTGAAAAAATGTTTGAATCAAAAAGTCTGGATACGGAAATTTTATTGAAATGGAGCAAATTATTAGAATATGATTTTTTCAGAATTTACTCACAGCATTTAATATTATTCTCACCTCCAAGCAATGCCTACAGCAGCAATAAGGAGAAAAAGAGCAATATGCCTCAGTTTAGAAAAAATATCTATACAAAAGAAGTTATAGATTTCGTCACAGAGCTTATTACTTCCGGAGAAAAAAACATCAATCAGGTGGTGGAGAAATACGGAATTCCTAAAACTACACTACACAGATGGATTGTAAAATACAGAAACCATGGAAAAAGAATTCACAAAGAATACCAACCAACCAATGTCTAA
- a CDS encoding META domain-containing protein: MKNLLTYLSSLFLVAFLASCMSKPSQPAPNTSDITGKTWKLTELNGQPIKLKNPSANPYFKLNMADMRYEGHGGCNGVGGTFEIKPDAMRIKFNQGMSTMIACDDLDTERAFVDALLASDNYSVNGNTLTLNKARMAPLAKFVLDKAK; encoded by the coding sequence ATGAAAAATTTACTGACCTATTTGAGCTCGTTGTTCCTGGTTGCTTTTTTAGCATCATGCATGAGTAAGCCCAGCCAGCCTGCTCCAAATACAAGCGATATCACAGGGAAGACCTGGAAATTGACCGAACTGAACGGACAGCCGATAAAACTTAAAAATCCGAGTGCAAACCCATACTTCAAGCTGAATATGGCAGATATGAGATACGAAGGACATGGCGGCTGCAACGGCGTTGGCGGGACTTTTGAAATCAAACCCGATGCGATGCGCATCAAGTTCAACCAAGGGATGTCTACCATGATCGCATGTGACGACCTGGATACAGAAAGAGCTTTTGTAGATGCATTGCTGGCTTCAGACAACTATTCCGTGAACGGAAATACGCTGACATTGAACAAAGCAAGAATGGCTCCTCTGGCCAAGTTTGTATTAGATAAAGCAAAATAA
- a CDS encoding SemiSWEET transporter, whose amino-acid sequence MDENILGIAAGVLTSISMIPQLIKVIKEKDAENLSWVMLSVLITGLSLWVWYGFLKDELPIIISNSFAVLVNIILLVCFFIFKKS is encoded by the coding sequence ATGGACGAAAATATTTTAGGCATCGCAGCGGGAGTACTTACTTCCATATCAATGATTCCGCAGTTGATAAAAGTAATCAAAGAAAAAGACGCCGAAAATCTATCATGGGTAATGCTTTCTGTACTTATTACAGGCTTGTCTCTATGGGTTTGGTATGGCTTTTTGAAAGACGAGCTTCCTATAATTATTTCTAATTCTTTTGCCGTTCTCGTAAATATAATTCTTCTTGTCTGTTTTTTTATTTTTAAAAAATCCTGA
- a CDS encoding helix-turn-helix transcriptional regulator, whose amino-acid sequence MFRTLIILFAVLFLMNSCHSENDNEYFRDIDKEIVDTGNNYSKILAIYKRELKKYQQTHELKYLLCSKYVETSLYNNSDPKRISLAYELLRINNDENDYITIACNFFLAVKIEETSPKLSLQFLNEAIKMDEKKGNHFFLPRLYHAKAKWYYNHKNYSLAKLYYDKALADFKKNDNPIHISTAYSNFAIYENKMGNVDMAIKMTRYGIKILEGNGTKISQNKLFFINIMKGNLGVFFMEKKDYAMAEKYFNDQINFMIKTKEYQQIIVRNSEKLFELYAVTNHPEKEEKLIRLLIEIFPNLTNTRNKIVACSELRKYFAKKNDLKNATFYSNKLDELNEKNNAEISKELDNLSDVLNGYIIKNINQKYDFAIKDQQRKNMFLICFVLITIIIFVNVILKIRERNRKEKERLEQLNFLLESSKENLEKDIQLQKGKIKNLHMNLNLKIETEKAFLENLKKIKRSKNIDAEETVKDLFFKINNLLQIDEKNNDFISESSEENTAFMQKLSEAYPFLSKHDLKLCVYFRLSLSSKEISLLENITPGSVRVYKAKIKSKIGLGKDEELSSFLNTFK is encoded by the coding sequence ATGTTTCGTACGTTAATTATCCTTTTCGCAGTATTATTTTTAATGAATTCTTGTCATTCGGAGAATGATAATGAGTATTTTCGTGATATTGATAAAGAAATTGTAGATACGGGTAATAATTATAGTAAAATTTTAGCTATTTATAAACGGGAGCTTAAAAAATATCAACAAACTCACGAGCTTAAATATTTGCTATGTAGTAAATATGTAGAAACTTCATTATATAATAACAGTGATCCCAAAAGAATATCACTAGCCTATGAGCTTCTAAGGATTAATAATGATGAAAACGACTATATTACGATAGCTTGTAATTTTTTTCTCGCTGTTAAAATTGAAGAAACTTCCCCGAAACTTTCGTTACAATTTTTGAATGAAGCCATAAAAATGGATGAAAAGAAAGGTAACCACTTTTTCCTTCCTCGTTTATATCATGCAAAAGCAAAATGGTATTATAATCATAAAAATTATTCTTTGGCAAAACTTTATTACGATAAAGCATTGGCCGATTTTAAGAAAAATGATAATCCTATACATATTTCTACTGCATATAGCAATTTTGCTATATATGAAAATAAAATGGGGAATGTAGATATGGCTATTAAAATGACAAGATATGGGATAAAAATACTCGAAGGTAACGGCACAAAAATAAGTCAGAACAAGCTGTTTTTTATAAATATTATGAAAGGAAATTTAGGAGTGTTTTTTATGGAAAAGAAGGATTATGCAATGGCGGAAAAATACTTTAACGACCAGATCAATTTCATGATAAAAACAAAAGAATATCAGCAAATTATTGTTCGTAATTCAGAAAAATTGTTTGAGTTATATGCCGTAACGAATCATCCTGAAAAAGAAGAAAAGCTTATCCGTCTTCTTATTGAAATTTTTCCGAATCTTACCAATACCAGAAATAAAATTGTAGCCTGTTCCGAGCTGCGGAAATATTTTGCAAAAAAAAACGACCTAAAAAATGCCACGTTCTATTCCAATAAACTCGACGAATTAAATGAAAAAAATAATGCTGAAATAAGTAAAGAGCTGGACAATCTCTCTGATGTCCTGAATGGATATATTATAAAAAATATCAACCAAAAATATGATTTTGCTATAAAAGACCAGCAGAGGAAGAATATGTTTTTGATTTGTTTTGTGTTGATCACCATCATTATTTTCGTCAATGTCATTTTAAAAATCAGAGAACGGAATAGAAAAGAAAAAGAAAGACTGGAACAACTGAATTTTTTACTGGAAAGCAGTAAAGAAAACCTGGAAAAGGACATACAGCTGCAAAAAGGCAAAATAAAAAACCTGCACATGAACCTCAACCTGAAAATAGAAACCGAAAAAGCTTTTCTTGAAAATCTGAAAAAAATTAAAAGATCGAAAAATATTGATGCCGAAGAAACAGTAAAAGATCTTTTCTTCAAAATAAATAATCTTCTTCAGATCGACGAAAAAAACAATGATTTCATCAGTGAAAGTTCGGAGGAAAATACGGCATTTATGCAGAAGCTCTCGGAAGCATACCCGTTTTTGTCAAAGCATGATCTTAAACTTTGTGTCTATTTCCGCCTGAGCCTGTCATCCAAAGAAATTTCCCTATTGGAAAATATCACCCCCGGAAGTGTACGGGTATACAAAGCGAAAATAAAATCTAAAATAGGTCTTGGGAAAGATGAAGAATTAAGCAGTTTTTTAAATACATTTAAATAA